AGCTTTGTCTTCTACGGGGCGTATCATCACCAGTGGCAGAACCAAATGATTCATGTCATCTTTGTACCAGCCATCTTCACCACCGCGATGAGCTTCCTTGCGCGCGTGCCCATCGCCGGCGGCATCACCCTCTCCCACATCACTGCCGCCTTCTACGCGGTATCCTTCATCAAAATGGAGCCGGTTGCTGGGGCACTCTACGCGCCGATTATCGGAGCGATGGAATACCTTGGCTTACGAGTGCTCATCAACCACGTGCCAATCAGCATTGCGATTCACGCCCTCGGCTGGGCAGTGCAGATCATGGGACACAAGTTTCTCGAAGGTCGCCAGCCAGCCTTCATGGAAGATCCTCTGCAGGCAATCCACGCTGCATTGCTCTTTGCCTGGCTGgaggtgctcttcttcctcggcTATCGCCCCGCCATGAAGGCCGAGTTGGATAAGCTGATCAAGGTGCAAATCGAAAAGATGAACGCGGCAAAGCAAGCTGGTAAGGCACCGATCATGAAGGTGGCTCCAAAAAAGGTGAGCACGTAGAAAACGACGGTACGAGTAGGCGACGGAAGCAACGACAACAAAACGTCTTGTCTTTATAATGCGCGGCACactgtgcttttctttttttggggggcggggggagggggatgggCCTCCGTGCGCTGGGGCGCACCTCCGTCCTGTTGTCGTACTTTATGCTGTCTTTGGTTCTCAGAAAGAC
This DNA window, taken from Leishmania panamensis strain MHOM/PA/94/PSC-1 chromosome 34 sequence, encodes the following:
- a CDS encoding hypothetical protein (TriTrypDB/GeneDB-style sysID: LpmP.34.4380) is translated as MLAYLESYFDLRKSFVFYGAYHHQWQNQMIHVIFVPAIFTTAMSFLARVPIAGGITLSHITAAFYAVSFIKMEPVAGALYAPIIGAMEYLGLRVLINHVPISIAIHALGWAVQIMGHKFLEGRQPAFMEDPLQAIHAALLFAWLEVLFFLGYRPAMKAELDKLIKVQIEKMNAAKQAGKAPIMKVAPKKVST